A single window of Ignavibacteriota bacterium DNA harbors:
- a CDS encoding sigma-70 family RNA polymerase sigma factor encodes MKKLTDKEIIDSVLKGNVNDYTLIIDRYKHKAFSLLVNMLKNKMDAEEALQDAFIKAFNSLNNFRSEAQFSTWFYKITYNTGLTILSAQKRKIEMQMNSIDDMEYLKDEDSEVYALSENKKQYLLKMVDKLPIRNSLVLILYYMDNFSINEISEVMDLSLVNTKVLLHRSRNLLKDLLLLHNYKEEIL; translated from the coding sequence ATGAAAAAGCTAACTGACAAAGAAATAATAGATTCTGTTTTAAAAGGAAATGTAAATGATTATACGCTTATAATTGACCGGTATAAACATAAGGCATTTTCGTTATTGGTAAATATGCTGAAGAATAAAATGGACGCTGAAGAAGCTTTGCAGGATGCTTTTATTAAAGCATTCAATTCATTAAATAATTTTAGAAGTGAAGCACAGTTTTCCACATGGTTTTATAAAATTACCTATAATACCGGATTGACAATTTTATCGGCTCAAAAGAGAAAAATTGAAATGCAGATGAATTCAATTGATGATATGGAATACCTTAAAGATGAAGATTCGGAAGTTTATGCTTTATCAGAAAATAAGAAACAATATTTGTTAAAAATGGTTGACAAATTGCCAATTAGAAATTCGCTGGTTCTAATTTTATATTATATGGATAATTTTTCCATAAATGAAATTAGCGAAGTAATGGATTTAAGTCTGGTTAATACAAAAGTACTTTTGCACAGATCAAGAAATTTACTTAAAGATTTACTTTTGCTGCACAATTATAAAGAGGAAATATTATGA
- a CDS encoding CPBP family intramembrane metalloprotease encodes MNTHNLAGKIIHFPLTKIIIGLLIVGTAITIGQIGSSALLKYLGLPIEIDNLITGIISASLCLISYIFLFKFYEKRKISELSLNNFGKNSGLGLAIGFILQSLVILVIFLSGGYSVTKVNSIISLLPAFTISLTSGITEEILVRGIIFRLTEEKLGTVIALIISALFFGFAHIANDGATIYSSIAIAVEAGILLAAVYVYTRNLWISIFLHFAWNFTEGGVYGAIVSGFNLKDSLLTANFSGPEFLTGGNFGPENSVQAFILCTIAGVYFLVKAKQKGNFIEPFWKNKEEEKPNFN; translated from the coding sequence ATGAACACACATAATTTAGCCGGTAAAATAATTCATTTTCCCCTTACAAAAATTATTATTGGATTGCTGATCGTTGGAACTGCAATTACAATTGGCCAAATTGGTTCTTCAGCTTTACTTAAATATTTAGGATTACCAATCGAAATAGATAATTTAATAACTGGAATTATTTCAGCTTCATTATGCTTAATAAGTTATATATTTCTTTTCAAATTTTATGAGAAAAGAAAAATTTCGGAATTAAGTCTTAATAATTTCGGTAAAAATTCGGGTCTTGGTCTTGCGATTGGATTTATTTTACAATCGTTAGTCATATTAGTAATTTTTCTTTCCGGCGGTTATTCTGTTACAAAGGTAAATTCAATTATTTCGTTACTGCCCGCATTTACAATTTCTTTAACATCTGGTATAACTGAAGAAATATTGGTTAGAGGAATTATTTTTAGATTAACAGAAGAAAAGTTAGGAACAGTTATAGCCTTAATTATTTCCGCATTATTTTTTGGATTTGCTCATATTGCAAATGACGGAGCAACAATTTATTCTTCAATTGCGATAGCTGTTGAAGCAGGTATTTTACTTGCCGCAGTTTACGTTTATACGAGAAATTTATGGATCTCAATATTCCTGCATTTTGCATGGAATTTTACCGAAGGCGGAGTCTATGGCGCAATTGTTTCGGGATTTAATTTAAAAGATAGTTTGCTCACTGCAAATTTTTCAGGACCGGAATTTTTAACCGGTGGAAATTTTGGACCTGAAAATTCAGTTCAAGCCTTTATTTTGTGTACAATTGCCGGAGTTTATTTTTTGGTAAAAGCAAAACAAAAGGGAAATTTTATAGAACCGTTTTGGAAAAATAAAGAAGAAGAAAAACCCAACTTTAATTAA
- the trxB gene encoding thioredoxin-disulfide reductase has product MSENHHKIVIIGSGPAGLTAAIYAARANMNPVIYEGMQPGGQLTITTEVENYPGFENGIQGPELMDVMRKQACKFGAICEFKEVSEVDFSQRPFKLKVEDKEVTADAVIISTGASAKLLGTESEKNYMGYGVSACATCDGFFYRGLKVIVVGGGDTAMEEANYLTNFASEVIIVHRRNEFRASQIMIDRAKRNPKIKFELNKTIKEVLGEVNGMGHKKVTGAILENTSDGSTEEVKVDGIFVAIGHQPNTKIFNGKLDMDETGYLKVKLGSTNTNVEGVFAAGDVADKTYRQAITAAGTGCMAALDAQRWLEAQELH; this is encoded by the coding sequence ATGTCAGAAAATCATCATAAAATTGTAATTATTGGCTCTGGTCCTGCCGGTTTAACAGCTGCTATTTACGCGGCAAGAGCAAATATGAATCCTGTAATATACGAAGGAATGCAGCCAGGTGGACAATTGACAATTACAACTGAAGTTGAAAATTATCCGGGTTTTGAAAATGGAATTCAAGGACCTGAATTAATGGATGTAATGAGAAAACAGGCTTGCAAATTCGGTGCAATTTGTGAATTTAAAGAAGTTTCGGAAGTCGATTTTTCCCAAAGACCTTTTAAACTAAAAGTTGAAGATAAAGAAGTTACCGCTGATGCCGTAATTATTTCAACAGGCGCCAGTGCAAAATTATTAGGAACCGAAAGCGAAAAAAATTATATGGGATATGGCGTTTCTGCTTGCGCAACTTGTGATGGATTCTTTTATAGAGGTTTGAAAGTAATTGTAGTTGGCGGCGGCGATACGGCAATGGAAGAAGCTAATTATTTGACAAATTTTGCGTCAGAAGTAATAATTGTTCATAGAAGAAATGAGTTCAGAGCTTCACAGATAATGATAGACAGAGCCAAGAGAAATCCTAAAATAAAATTTGAGTTAAACAAAACAATAAAAGAAGTTCTTGGCGAAGTAAATGGAATGGGACATAAAAAAGTAACCGGTGCAATTTTAGAAAACACATCTGATGGCTCAACCGAAGAAGTAAAAGTAGATGGTATTTTTGTAGCAATTGGTCATCAGCCGAACACAAAGATCTTTAACGGAAAATTAGATATGGATGAAACCGGATATCTAAAAGTAAAATTAGGATCCACAAATACAAATGTTGAAGGTGTTTTTGCAGCTGGAGATGTAGCGGATAAAACTTACAGACAGGCAATTACTGCAGCAGGAACCGGATGTATGGCCGCGTTGGATGCACAAAGATGGCTTGAAGCTCAAGAATTACATTAA
- the queG gene encoding tRNA epoxyqueuosine(34) reductase QueG, whose translation MFKQKIISKARSLGFDLIGFTKYQILKEEINNLELWLSKKFHAEMKYMERNVEKRQDVSLILPNCMSIISLGMNYYINENFEASDNSGNVSRYAWGKDYHLIIWEKLDELIEYAKLENPNFEAKSYVDTGPVMDKVWAVKAGIGWQGKNSNIINKEIGSWFFISTILTNYDFKEYDNPIADYCGTCTACINACPTNAIVDNKVIDSNKCISYLTIENKNEIPDEFIGKFKDWIFGCDICQDVCPWNIKFSFPTESIEFNKIINKNILFSDIDNLDEQKFKTKFKDSPILRSKLKGIKRNSDFLKK comes from the coding sequence TTGTTTAAACAAAAGATCATATCGAAAGCAAGATCATTAGGATTTGATTTAATTGGGTTTACTAAATATCAAATTCTCAAAGAAGAAATAAATAATCTGGAATTGTGGCTTTCAAAAAAATTTCACGCAGAAATGAAGTATATGGAAAGGAATGTTGAAAAAAGACAGGACGTTTCTTTAATCCTTCCTAATTGTATGAGCATAATTTCATTGGGAATGAACTATTATATAAATGAAAATTTTGAAGCTTCGGATAATTCCGGAAATGTCTCACGTTATGCTTGGGGAAAAGATTATCATTTAATTATTTGGGAAAAATTAGACGAACTTATTGAATACGCAAAACTTGAAAATCCAAACTTTGAAGCCAAAAGTTATGTTGATACTGGTCCGGTTATGGATAAAGTGTGGGCTGTTAAAGCAGGAATCGGTTGGCAGGGTAAAAACAGTAACATAATTAATAAAGAAATTGGGAGCTGGTTTTTTATTTCAACAATTTTAACAAATTATGATTTCAAAGAATATGATAACCCGATTGCAGATTATTGCGGAACTTGTACGGCTTGTATAAATGCTTGTCCCACAAATGCGATTGTTGATAATAAAGTAATTGATTCGAATAAATGCATATCCTATTTAACCATTGAGAACAAAAATGAAATTCCCGATGAATTTATAGGTAAATTTAAAGATTGGATTTTCGGCTGTGATATTTGTCAAGACGTATGTCCTTGGAACATTAAATTTTCATTTCCGACTGAGTCAATTGAATTTAATAAAATAATAAATAAAAATATTTTATTTAGTGATATTGATAATTTGGATGAACAAAAATTTAAAACAAAATTCAAAGATAGTCCAATATTGAGGAGCAAATTAAAAGGAATTAAGAGAAATTCTGATTTTCTTAAAAAATAA
- a CDS encoding Rieske (2Fe-2S) protein, whose translation MNHETNGFIFACLISDLKENIGQRFYLNDVDVAIFKVNGKIYAVSNICPHQHTAQIFEGFVEKGCVFCPLHGWMFNLDTGNLFGGSKGLDAFETKIIDEKIYVKAVDKKWNW comes from the coding sequence ATGAACCATGAAACTAATGGATTTATTTTTGCATGTCTAATTTCTGATCTTAAAGAAAATATTGGACAAAGATTTTACTTAAACGATGTTGACGTTGCAATATTTAAAGTAAACGGTAAAATATATGCGGTTAGCAATATTTGTCCTCATCAGCATACAGCCCAGATTTTTGAAGGATTTGTTGAAAAAGGATGTGTATTTTGTCCGCTGCATGGCTGGATGTTCAACCTAGATACAGGTAATTTATTTGGCGGAAGCAAAGGTTTGGATGCTTTTGAGACAAAAATCATTGATGAAAAAATTTACGTTAAAGCAGTAGATAAAAAGTGGAATTGGTGA
- a CDS encoding MBL fold metallo-hydrolase — protein MKIGKYNLSFLETGLFSLDGGAMFGIIPKPLWEKSIVPDEKNRIKMDVRCLLLQSDSKKILVDTGMGNLWDEKSTSIYNIDQTENNLQKSLKLLNVDVSEITDVILTHLHFDHTGGSTKIENDKIIPAFSNASYFVQKKHFEWANNPTDRDKGSFIPKLFLPLVENGVLKFLDGDEYFDNEIQMLNINGHTIAQQMVKISDSSNTFLFCGDLIPTMYHIPIPYVMGYDIQPLETVKEKKKFLQLAVDENWKIVFEHDHQNAFATIKKTEKGFTFDESFKELL, from the coding sequence ATGAAAATAGGAAAATATAATTTATCTTTTTTGGAAACGGGATTATTCTCTTTGGATGGAGGTGCAATGTTCGGCATAATTCCCAAACCGCTTTGGGAAAAATCAATTGTTCCCGATGAAAAAAACAGAATAAAAATGGACGTAAGATGTTTGCTGCTTCAATCCGATTCAAAGAAAATATTAGTCGATACGGGAATGGGAAATTTGTGGGATGAAAAGTCAACTTCAATATATAATATAGACCAGACCGAAAACAACTTGCAGAAATCATTGAAATTACTGAATGTAGATGTAAGTGAAATAACGGATGTAATTTTAACACATCTGCATTTTGATCACACAGGCGGATCAACAAAAATTGAGAATGATAAAATTATTCCTGCATTTTCAAACGCAAGCTATTTTGTTCAGAAGAAACACTTTGAATGGGCAAATAATCCGACCGATAGAGATAAAGGAAGTTTTATTCCAAAATTATTTCTTCCATTAGTTGAGAATGGAGTTTTAAAGTTTTTGGATGGCGATGAATATTTTGATAATGAAATTCAAATGTTGAATATAAATGGTCACACTATTGCACAGCAAATGGTAAAAATTTCGGATTCGTCAAATACTTTTTTATTTTGCGGGGATTTAATTCCAACGATGTATCATATCCCAATACCATACGTAATGGGCTATGATATTCAGCCACTGGAAACTGTAAAAGAGAAGAAAAAGTTTTTACAGCTTGCGGTTGATGAAAATTGGAAAATAGTTTTTGAACACGACCATCAAAATGCTTTTGCAACAATTAAAAAAACAGAAAAAGGATTTACTTTTGACGAAAGTTTTAAAGAATTATTATGA
- a CDS encoding 4Fe-4S dicluster domain-containing protein, producing the protein MAIMITDECINCGACEPECPNTAIYEGGNEWSLAGNTYADGDAAPSGAEGFFSSDYFYIVPDKCTECKGFHDEPQCAAVCPVDCCVPDPNHVESEEELLAKKSSLRRSRRQIIYI; encoded by the coding sequence ATGGCTATAATGATAACTGACGAATGCATAAATTGTGGTGCATGCGAGCCGGAATGCCCGAATACGGCAATTTATGAAGGTGGAAACGAATGGAGTTTAGCCGGAAATACTTATGCTGACGGCGATGCCGCTCCGTCTGGAGCTGAAGGATTCTTTTCATCGGACTATTTTTACATCGTTCCGGATAAGTGTACAGAATGCAAAGGTTTTCATGATGAACCACAATGCGCTGCTGTTTGTCCAGTTGATTGCTGTGTTCCAGATCCGAACCACGTTGAATCAGAAGAAGAGCTGTTAGCTAAAAAAAGCTCACTTAGACGAAGTAGAAGGCAGATAATTTATATATAA
- a CDS encoding DUF309 domain-containing protein, producing MIDISEGVLLFNDCDFFSAHDFFEEIWMDSSSSEKEFFQGLVQISVGLYHLICGNLKGAKSQLTKGKVKLEKFPSNYCKINNVKLIKDISILLMNLDKENIINHIPKIKLTN from the coding sequence ATGATTGATATTTCTGAAGGTGTCCTTTTATTTAATGATTGTGATTTCTTTTCGGCACATGATTTTTTTGAAGAAATTTGGATGGATTCATCTAGTTCCGAAAAAGAATTTTTTCAGGGATTAGTTCAAATTTCAGTTGGGTTATATCACTTAATATGCGGAAATTTAAAAGGCGCTAAAAGTCAATTGACAAAAGGAAAAGTTAAATTAGAAAAATTTCCTTCAAATTATTGCAAAATTAATAACGTAAAATTAATTAAAGATATTTCGATTCTATTGATGAACTTGGATAAAGAAAATATTATAAATCATATTCCAAAGATTAAATTAACAAATTAA
- a CDS encoding TPM domain-containing protein — translation MINKITKILFVLVLSTSVFAQPEIPSFSNYAVDYTKTLSNDQINYLSETLKTFDDSTSNQIIFFMNKTLDGYPIEMYTHEVAEKNGIGTKENNNGVLFYVAKEDRKMRIEVGYGLEGALPDALSSSIIRNEVAPYFKNEMYYEGAAAGLNAIMAATKGEYKGNPEENVEVKFPLGTIIFIIILLIIIFSRKGGGRSSGGFTYFGGGFGGGSSGGGFSSGGSFGGFSGGGGSFGGGGASGSW, via the coding sequence TTGATAAATAAGATAACGAAAATATTGTTTGTTTTAGTTTTATCGACAAGTGTTTTTGCACAACCGGAAATTCCGTCATTTTCAAATTATGCGGTTGATTACACAAAAACACTTTCAAATGATCAAATCAATTATCTTAGTGAGACTTTAAAAACATTTGATGATTCAACTTCAAATCAAATAATTTTCTTTATGAATAAAACACTCGATGGTTATCCAATTGAAATGTACACACATGAAGTAGCTGAAAAAAATGGAATTGGTACAAAGGAAAATAATAACGGCGTTTTGTTTTATGTCGCAAAAGAAGATAGAAAAATGAGGATTGAAGTTGGCTACGGTTTGGAAGGCGCATTGCCTGACGCGCTTTCAAGTTCAATAATTAGAAACGAAGTTGCGCCCTATTTTAAGAATGAAATGTATTACGAAGGTGCAGCCGCGGGATTAAATGCAATAATGGCCGCTACAAAAGGAGAGTATAAGGGAAATCCGGAAGAAAATGTAGAAGTCAAATTCCCGCTTGGTACAATAATATTTATAATTATTTTGCTTATTATTATTTTCTCAAGAAAAGGCGGCGGCAGAAGTTCGGGCGGATTTACTTATTTTGGCGGAGGATTCGGAGGAGGATCAAGCGGCGGCGGATTTAGCAGCGGTGGAAGTTTTGGCGGGTTTAGCGGTGGCGGCGGTTCTTTTGGCGGTGGGGGTGCGAGCGGAAGCTGGTAA
- a CDS encoding LemA family protein has protein sequence MSKGIGILIVVAVVVIGAIMWGTGIYNNLVGLDENVTQSWSQVENQYQRRADLIPNLVNTVKGVANFEKETYTAVTEARSKVNQIKMTPEMLNDPNAFAQFQNAQDGLSSALSRLLVTVENYPQLKANENFSQLQAQLEGTENRISVERKKFNEVVQNYNTTVRRFPASLIAGFTGFTQKQYFKAVAGSDQAPKVEF, from the coding sequence ATGAGTAAAGGTATTGGAATACTAATTGTAGTTGCTGTAGTTGTTATTGGTGCAATTATGTGGGGAACAGGAATTTATAATAATTTGGTTGGGCTTGATGAAAATGTAACCCAAAGCTGGAGTCAAGTTGAGAATCAATATCAACGACGTGCAGATTTAATTCCTAATTTAGTAAATACCGTAAAAGGTGTCGCAAATTTTGAAAAAGAAACTTATACAGCAGTTACGGAAGCAAGGTCTAAAGTAAATCAAATTAAAATGACACCTGAAATGTTAAATGATCCAAATGCCTTTGCACAATTTCAGAATGCACAGGACGGATTAAGCAGTGCTTTATCAAGATTACTTGTAACTGTAGAAAATTATCCGCAGTTAAAAGCCAATGAAAATTTCTCTCAGCTTCAAGCTCAATTGGAAGGAACTGAAAATAGAATTTCGGTGGAAAGAAAAAAATTTAATGAAGTTGTTCAGAATTACAATACAACGGTAAGAAGATTTCCTGCAAGTTTAATTGCCGGTTTTACTGGATTTACGCAAAAGCAATATTTCAAAGCTGTAGCAGGTTCTGACCAAGCGCCTAAAGTTGAGTTTTAA
- a CDS encoding PFL family protein, which produces MQYQFEEILETIKMTEIEHFDIRTVTLGISLRDCADRNLEVSKRKIYDKIIKYGRNHVKYASEIEKQYGVKIANKRISITPASIPFDMFSADEFVEIAKVLDKAAGDIGIDYLAGYSALVQKGMTNGERELIKSIPIALSETQRVCSSINVASTKAGINMDAVLMMSDVIKQTAERTKDRDSIGCAKLVVFCNVPEDNPFVAGAFHGVTEPEVVLNVGISGPGVVLDAIKNAGKIDLHKLSEVIKKTVFKITRAGELIGREVADKHGIPFGIVDISLAPTPAPGDSIGDILKAMGVEDVGAPGTTAALAMLNDSVKKAGLMASSSVGGLSGAFIPVSEDQAMIEAAAKGNLSIEKLEAMTAVCSVGLDMVAIPGDTPASTIAGIIADECAIGIINDKTTSARLIPAYGKKVGDYIDYGGLLGKAPIMSVRNLSSDNFVGRGGRIPAPVRSLTN; this is translated from the coding sequence ATGCAATACCAATTTGAGGAAATTCTTGAAACGATTAAAATGACGGAAATTGAGCATTTTGATATCCGCACGGTAACACTTGGAATTAGCTTAAGGGATTGTGCAGATAGAAATTTGGAAGTTTCAAAAAGAAAAATTTACGATAAAATAATTAAGTATGGTAGAAATCATGTAAAATACGCCTCTGAAATTGAAAAGCAATATGGAGTTAAAATAGCGAATAAAAGGATTTCAATAACTCCGGCTTCAATACCTTTTGATATGTTTTCGGCAGATGAATTTGTTGAAATTGCAAAAGTATTAGATAAAGCCGCTGGTGATATTGGGATTGACTATTTAGCCGGTTATTCCGCTCTTGTTCAAAAAGGGATGACGAACGGAGAAAGAGAATTAATCAAATCCATACCTATAGCGCTTTCCGAAACACAAAGAGTTTGTTCTAGCATAAATGTTGCTTCAACAAAAGCCGGAATTAATATGGACGCCGTTTTAATGATGTCCGACGTAATAAAACAAACTGCAGAAAGAACCAAAGATAGAGATTCAATCGGCTGTGCGAAATTAGTTGTTTTTTGCAATGTACCGGAAGATAATCCGTTTGTTGCAGGAGCATTTCATGGAGTAACCGAACCAGAAGTAGTTTTAAATGTAGGAATAAGCGGCCCAGGAGTCGTTCTTGACGCAATTAAAAATGCAGGGAAAATTGATTTGCATAAGCTTTCGGAAGTAATTAAAAAAACAGTATTTAAAATTACAAGAGCCGGTGAACTTATCGGTCGTGAAGTTGCTGATAAACATGGTATCCCATTCGGAATTGTCGATATTTCATTAGCCCCTACACCAGCTCCAGGAGACAGTATCGGAGACATTTTAAAAGCGATGGGAGTTGAGGATGTTGGAGCGCCTGGAACAACCGCGGCTCTGGCAATGTTGAATGATTCAGTAAAAAAAGCGGGTTTAATGGCAAGCTCATCTGTCGGAGGTTTAAGCGGCGCTTTTATTCCTGTTAGCGAAGATCAGGCAATGATAGAAGCTGCTGCAAAAGGTAATTTATCTATTGAAAAATTGGAAGCAATGACAGCGGTTTGTTCTGTTGGATTAGATATGGTTGCAATTCCGGGAGATACACCGGCATCTACAATTGCGGGAATTATTGCCGATGAATGTGCAATAGGAATAATAAACGATAAAACCACTTCGGCAAGGTTGATTCCAGCATATGGTAAAAAGGTTGGTGATTATATAGATTACGGCGGACTTCTTGGCAAAGCACCGATAATGAGTGTTAGAAATTTATCGAGCGATAATTTTGTTGGGCGAGGCGGAAGAATTCCCGCTCCAGTAAGAAGTTTAACAAATTAA
- a CDS encoding ACT domain-containing protein: protein MPLNENEIRKLTMQIIGELGSSASPDLVKKLVQEKIEAKEINYQLSQIEKSTGKVILTSFGMNHPGIIAAVTKVLSDANCDVSDLSQKLMSEFYTMIIILDISNSPKNLSELQADLNKVADELKIKIYLQHEDLFKYMHRV, encoded by the coding sequence GTGCCGTTAAACGAAAATGAAATCAGAAAACTAACAATGCAAATTATTGGTGAATTGGGCAGCAGTGCTTCACCTGATTTGGTAAAAAAACTTGTGCAGGAAAAAATTGAAGCCAAAGAAATAAATTATCAATTATCACAAATTGAAAAATCAACCGGCAAAGTGATTCTTACTTCTTTCGGTATGAATCATCCCGGTATAATTGCCGCGGTTACAAAAGTTTTAAGCGACGCAAACTGCGACGTTTCAGATCTTAGTCAAAAATTAATGAGTGAATTTTATACAATGATAATCATATTGGATATTTCAAATTCACCAAAAAATTTATCGGAACTGCAGGCGGATTTAAATAAAGTAGCTGATGAATTAAAGATCAAAATTTATCTTCAGCACGAAGATCTTTTTAAATATATGCACAGAGTTTAA
- a CDS encoding acyl-CoA dehydrogenase: MNFEFSEEQLMIQQTAREFAQNEIAPSVIERDKEAKFPAEIVKKLGELGFMGMMITPEYDGAGMDTVAYVLAMIEIAKVDASVAVIMSVNNSLVTTGLQKWGSEHIKETFLKPLARGEKLGAFALSEPEAGSDATHQQTYANKEGDYWILNGTKNWITNGQSADYYIVMAQTDKEKKHKGITAFMVEKGLEGFTHGVKEDKLGIRSSDTCTLNFANCKIPEKNIVGEVGKGFNFAMDTLNGGRYGIAAQAVGIAEGAFEIAFKYANERKAFGTEIFNHQAIQFKLSEMATDLEAAKLLTLQAAALRDANKPYIRHASMAKLFASKIAVQNSLDAIQIHGGYGYVREYHVERFLRDAKITEIYEGTSEIQKIVIARELQKEILS; encoded by the coding sequence ATGAATTTTGAATTTTCTGAAGAACAATTGATGATTCAGCAAACCGCAAGAGAGTTTGCTCAAAATGAAATTGCGCCGTCTGTAATTGAAAGAGATAAAGAAGCAAAATTTCCCGCTGAAATTGTAAAGAAATTGGGCGAGCTTGGTTTTATGGGAATGATGATTACGCCCGAATATGATGGCGCCGGAATGGATACGGTAGCATATGTTTTGGCTATGATTGAAATTGCAAAAGTTGATGCGTCTGTAGCTGTTATAATGTCCGTTAATAATTCGTTAGTAACAACCGGATTGCAAAAATGGGGATCTGAACATATTAAGGAAACTTTTCTTAAACCGTTGGCCAGAGGTGAAAAATTAGGAGCGTTTGCATTATCAGAACCGGAAGCCGGAAGCGACGCTACTCATCAGCAGACGTACGCAAATAAAGAAGGTGATTATTGGATTTTAAATGGAACCAAAAATTGGATAACTAACGGGCAGAGCGCCGATTATTATATTGTAATGGCTCAAACTGATAAAGAAAAAAAACATAAAGGAATTACTGCTTTTATGGTCGAAAAGGGACTTGAAGGATTTACGCATGGCGTGAAAGAAGATAAACTAGGAATTAGAAGCAGCGATACTTGCACGTTAAATTTCGCGAATTGTAAAATTCCGGAAAAAAATATTGTAGGTGAAGTTGGTAAAGGATTTAACTTTGCGATGGATACATTGAATGGCGGAAGATATGGAATTGCCGCTCAAGCAGTAGGAATTGCCGAAGGTGCTTTCGAAATAGCATTCAAATACGCAAACGAAAGAAAAGCTTTTGGAACCGAAATATTTAATCATCAGGCAATTCAATTTAAACTTTCCGAAATGGCAACTGATCTTGAAGCGGCAAAATTACTAACTTTGCAAGCGGCAGCTTTAAGAGACGCAAATAAACCTTATATTAGGCATGCATCAATGGCAAAATTATTTGCTTCAAAAATTGCTGTTCAAAATTCGTTGGATGCAATTCAAATTCACGGCGGATATGGCTATGTAAGAGAATATCATGTTGAAAGATTTTTACGAGACGCAAAAATCACCGAAATTTATGAAGGAACATCTGAAATACAAAAGATTGTGATTGCTCGCGAATTACAGAAAGAAATATTATCATAA